In a single window of the Micromonospora sp. WMMD1155 genome:
- a CDS encoding MarR family transcriptional regulator: MDLTDSPQQSGRSFTLGMGVARSSKLRVMTGTAQWLDDEQQKLWQDLLTVVIALPTLLDRQLQRDEGISNFEYSVLARLSMTETGTMRLSDLALQCNSTLPRLSKVMVRFERHGWITRRPDPENGRYTLATLTDAGLMKVADSAPAHVERVRQLVFDPLTTAQQRHLAAALARIAAPVRAQIDGW; encoded by the coding sequence ATGGACCTGACCGACAGCCCGCAGCAATCAGGCCGAAGTTTCACGCTGGGAATGGGAGTTGCCCGGTCAAGTAAGCTGCGCGTCATGACCGGCACCGCTCAATGGCTCGACGACGAGCAGCAGAAGCTGTGGCAGGACCTGCTCACCGTGGTTATCGCTCTTCCTACGCTGCTGGATCGTCAGCTACAGCGGGACGAGGGCATATCGAACTTCGAGTACAGCGTCCTGGCGCGGCTGTCGATGACCGAGACGGGCACGATGCGGCTCAGCGATCTGGCGCTGCAATGCAACAGCACGCTACCGCGGCTGTCCAAGGTGATGGTTCGTTTCGAGCGGCACGGGTGGATCACCCGGCGCCCCGACCCGGAGAACGGCCGTTACACCCTCGCGACGCTGACAGACGCCGGCCTGATGAAGGTCGCGGACAGCGCCCCGGCGCACGTCGAGCGGGTCAGGCAGTTGGTGTTCGACCCGCTGACCACCGCACAGCAACGCCACCTCGCTGCCGCGCTGGCCCGCATCGCCGCCCCGGTGCGCGCGCAGATCGATGGCTGGTAG